The following DNA comes from Amycolatopsis albispora.
CCTGCGCTCGGTCAAAGCCTAGGGTCGACGTGGATCTTCGGAGCGGGCCCGAAGGCGTGCTCGCCAGCGAGCACGGCACCGACTTCACCAAGCCCGACCGTCGCCGCGACCAGCGGTTTCGGATCGACGGTTCCCTCGGCGTACGCGGTGATGGTGTCGTCCAGCCCCGGAGACGCCGAAAGAATGCCCGTGGCGGTGACGTCCTTGAGTACCAGCGCGCGGGTGTCGATTCGGCTCGGCTGCCCGGACAGTCCTATGTAGACAACTCGCCCGCTGGGTTCGACGAGGTCGACGGCCAGCGCGGGCAGTTGCTCGGCGTTGGCCGCGTCGACCACCGCGTCGAACGGCAGATCCGGCAGTTCGTCCCGTGTCCAGGTGTGCGTGAAGTCGAGGCTACGCGCGAATTCGAGCGACTCGGCGGTGTGGCCCAGCAGGTGGACCTCAGCGTCCGCCGCCCGCAGGAAAAGCGCCGTCAGCAGGCCGATCGTGCCTGGCCCCATGACAAGCACGCGATCACCGGGACCAGCGCCGGTCGCGCGTGCCGCCCGCAGCGCGTTGCCGCCCGGTTCCACCAGCGCCCCGAGCACGGCGTCCACGGAGTCCGGCAGCGCGTGCAGCGACCAGGCCGGAACGGCGATCCGCTCGGCCAGCGCCCCTGGACGGCCGTCGCGGATGCCGACCTCCTGTCGGTTCTCGCAGACGTGCTGGCGGCCCCGGCGGCAACGGCGGCAGGTTCGGTCACCGAGCATCGTGTCGCCCATGACCCGGCGACCGAGCCAACCGGGATCGACGCCCTC
Coding sequences within:
- a CDS encoding zinc-dependent alcohol dehydrogenase, with protein sequence MRAFVLTGPGVYEVREVPAPQAVSGEVVVDVERAGVCGTDAEFFTGEMAYLHQGHSSYPMRLGHEWAGTVSELGEGVDPGWLGRRVMGDTMLGDRTCRRCRRGRQHVCENRQEVGIRDGRPGALAERIAVPAWSLHALPDSVDAVLGALVEPGGNALRAARATGAGPGDRVLVMGPGTIGLLTALFLRAADAEVHLLGHTAESLEFARSLDFTHTWTRDELPDLPFDAVVDAANAEQLPALAVDLVEPSGRVVYIGLSGQPSRIDTRALVLKDVTATGILSASPGLDDTITAYAEGTVDPKPLVAATVGLGEVGAVLAGEHAFGPAPKIHVDPRL